The following is a genomic window from Desulfobacterales bacterium.
GGTTACACAGCACCAGAAAGGGGCGATGCTCGACCTCTTCGGCTAAAAACCGGGCGGCCTTGCCCGGAAAGGCATTGTGAAAGTGCACATCCCAGATCCATTTGATTTCATGATTTTTGTTCTGCAATTTGGGGACATTGTGAATCTTGTGGCAAACATCAATCAAAGGCTCCACATCCGCCTCGGATTTTAGTTTGCGGGTATCGATGACCATGGCCCACTGTCTGGCTTTCAGAACATTGTCCCCTTCTTTAATAATGACTTCAGCCCCGGCTGCCTGCTCTTCTTTGGCGAAGGCATTCAAAACCGGCTTGGTGGTGGCCGCCAGAGCAGAAATTCCCAGTAATTGTAAAACGCGTCTTCTGCCGCTATCCATTAGCTCTTCTCCTTCGGGTTATCAATGTGGCAAGTCCAGCAATAGGGCCTGACTGAAGCAAAATTGTGACAGCGGTCACAAAATTCAGCTTTATTGGAATGACAGTCCAAACAGGTGTTGCTCAGGCTCATGTTAAATTCTTTGCCTTCGGGATTGACATAAATGCGTTTGCTTTCGCGCACCACTGAATCCCGCCAGATATCCAGCAACTGCATGTGCTCGGCACGCATGTATTCGGTCGAGCGCACGCATTTTTTGGCTGCCTTGGCCATGGGTGTCAATTCTACCTCCGGCATCGGGGCGGCTTTACCCCGCATGTACCAGAAGGGAAATAAAACGATGAGCAAAAATACGACCACTCCCGTTCCTATGAGTACTTTACTATTCATCAGCTTGTTCCTCCGACTCAACGTCTGATTCTTCCTCAGGTTCTTCAACGACTTCGCGGCCCGGAATGTCTTCGCCGCGCAGGTCGGTGGCGCGTTCGTTTTCGCCGGGCATAATCAGGGCATTGGCCACCATTTCATGCAATCCGGTGACATCGACTTCCGGCACCCAGTATTCCATCAGGGGGGGCAGTGCGGCCCGATCGATGGCGCAAATGCAGGCCAGCATGTTCACCCCATGTCTTTCGTGAACGTGTTTAACCGCGTTGGCGCGCGGCAACCCGCCGGTTAAGCGCAGTTCCATGTTCTCACCGGCATTCAAACCCGCACCACTGCCGCAGCAGAAGGTATTTTCGCGGATGGTGTTGGCCGGCATGTCGTAAAAATTGTTGCACACGTTATTAATGACATAACGCGGTTCGTCAAATATGCCCATACCCCGCGAGGGATTGCAGGAATCATGAAAGGTGACCTTTAGGTGATCGTTGCGGCTGGGATCCAATTCGAGCTTGTCATGTTTGATCAGATCGGCGGTAAACTCGGCAATATGGACCATTTTATTTGATCGGGCATTCTCGAATACGGTGCCGGTAATGGGTGATACCGGTTGCTCCAGAAAATCGGTCGGCCCGTTCATGGTGTCCATGTACTGGTTGATCACCCGCCACATGTGGCCGCATTCTCCACCCAGGATCCATTTGACCCCCAGGCGCTTTGCTTCGGCATACATCTTGGAGTTGAGCCGTTTCATGGTCTCATGCGAGGTAAAAAAACCGAAATTGCCGCCCTCGGAGCCATAGGTGCTCCAGGTAACATCCAGCCCGTATTTTTCCTTTAGATAATGAAACAGCATCAAATACCCCATGGCGGTGTAGGTGCCCGGATCGGCAAACACATCCCCTGAAGGGGTAATAAAAAGAATATCGGCGCCTTTTTTGTTGATATTGTAGTCCAACTGCACGCCGGTGATTTCTTCGATGTCTTCCACAAAAAAGTCGAGCATGTCTTTAAAGGCATGCGGCTGGATGCCCAGATGGTTGCCGGTGCGGTAACAGTTGGCCACCGGCGTGGCAATCCAGTCGATGTTGAGCCCCAGCAAGTTGAGCAGCTCGCGGCCCATGATGGTAATTTCGGCCGTATCGATGCCATAGGGGCAAAACAACGAACAGCGCCGGCACTCGGAACACTGAAACAGGTAGTACCACCATTCCTTGAGCACATCGAGGCTCATCGGCCGCGCCCCGTTGATTTTGCCCAGAATTTTGCCCATACGGGTAAAATCGTTGCGGTAAACGGATCGCAGCAGCTCAGCCCTTAAAACCGGCATGTTCTTGGGGTCACCGGTTCCGATATAATAGTGGCATTTGTCGGAGCAGGCCCCGCAACGCACGCAGATATCCATAAAAACCTTAAACGAGCGAAATTTTTCCAGGCGCTCCTTAAAGCCTTCATGGATGATTTCCTGCCAATTTTCGGGCAGCTGCCAGTCATCATCCAGCGGGTTCCACTGTCTGGCATTGGGCAGACCGATATATTCGACACTCTTGGGATTGGAGGCATAACAATACATGCCCTTGCGGATATTAGCCGGAACCTCCATCCAGTCCGTATTGGGCGGACGATGATCGATTTGGATGAGCTCTTCCGGTTTGGGTGTTTCGTCTGACATAGTTTACTCCTTTTCCTCTGCTGGCTCCGGTTCTGCGGCCGGCTCTTCCGCCGCTGCGGGTTCCGGCATTTTGTCAACCGGCAATCCGGCTTCAACCATTTTGTCCCTGAATTCGTCCTCGTATTCATCATAAGTATGCACCGACACTGGGTAATTCCAGGGGTTCACGTGCCGACGGGCCCTGGTGTCGGTGGGCAAATTGCGCGTGGGGCTTAAAAACACACCGCCCAGATGCATTAATTTGCTGAACGGGAAATAGGCAATCAAAATACTGACCAAAAAGACGTGCACATAAAAGATGGCGCTAATCCCATCCGGAATCGTGGGTCGGAAGGTGACCAGTCCCAGGGTCAGCTCTTTGGCAGCGGCCACATCGGTTTTGGTAAAATAGCGCATCAGAATACCGCTGAGTGCGATTCCGAAAATCAGAAACAGCGGAAAATAATCCGAAGCAATAGAGATGTATTTGACCTGACGCACAAAAAGCCGTCTTAAAAACAGATAGCTGACGGCCCCCAGCAGCACAAAGCTTGATAGATAGACTCCGGGCACACCGAATTTAAGCGCCGGATAAATAATCTCGACCCTGAAAAAACTGTCAATATTTTCAACTAGTTGAACAAAATATGGCACCGGCTCGGTGAAAAACCGCAAATGACGAATGAGCACCACCAGAAACGCATAGTGGAAAGCCAACGCGCCCACCCACAGGAAAATTTCAAGCTGGTATGACAGTCGTCCGCCTTGGGTTAATTTCATGTGGGTGTTTCTGAACAGCGAACGAAAGGTCAAAATTTCTAGCGCCATCCGCCCGACGACCTGCCAGCCCTTTGCCGGGCTGTCGAACTTGGAATGCTTTACCCAGGGCAACGATTTTTGCTGACCGCCCGTCGTGGGGATACTGAAGGGCACCGGTGAGCGTGACCAGTTGATCACGCGATAGGCAAATCCCAGCACAAAGGTAAGAATCGCCAGATAGGGGACAACAACCCCGAACACATATTGCAATCCTGACACCTGGGCGCCCAAATACGAAATCAGAAAAAGAATGATAACGGCAATCAGCGGAACGATGTACCTTAAATTCATTGAACAGCACCTCACTGTTTGGCTTCAGGCTGCCGGCACCGTCGGCAGTCCCGTTGCCGGGTTGTGTATATTATGGTTTAACGCCTTTTTGCTTTCGGGGCGCTTGTGAAGGGTCTACGATTAAGCCGGCCCGCTTAAAGGCTCGAAAGGTCTGGTTGCGCGTCTCGTTAGCGGCAATCTCGTAAACCTTTTCTCTGCATTCCATGTAAACGTCAAATGCCACCAGGCCAAGTTGATCAATTCTGGATTCAAAGGCTGCCAGTTCTTTTAGACGGGCGGTATCCTGGAGTTCATCGGCCAGACATTCCCTGAGAATCTCTTTTAAACCAAAGACAAAGGCAGTGGCCTGGGCGGCCGTAAAATCCTGCACGGCGCGGATGCGGATAATGGGATCCAGATGGGATTTGATTACATCCGAATCAAAATCGTTGAGCAATTGATCGAGTATAATGGGGAGGCCGTTAGAGGTGGCGCTACCGACCGGGTTGGCAAATGCGTCTTTCTGATCCTTGTAGAACCGCACAGTATCGGGTGCATATGTTTGAAGGGTGGCTTCAAACCAACGATGGATGATGTCCTTTTTCTTCTTTTCGATAAGTCCTTTCAGACTGTTTCCCATAAAAACTCCTGCAGACCCGATCAACATAGGCATTCGGACATAAATTTTTAGGATCAGGTCAAAGGGGTCCTTATAGACGACTTGCGAATTTCTGTCAAGAATAAATGGAAAAAAAGAGCTGTTAGAACCAAAATGGGGGCATGTCATATTTATCTAAAATAATTGCCTTTTTCGCCATGCTATTTTGGATGCGGGTTGGTTTCGGCTGGCCGTTAAAACCGGTGATCAGCCGGTTCCAGGGCCGAAAGCCTTAAAAGCGGAAAAAAATACCGGGTCATCTGATACAAGGAGGTGGTCAAATTAATTATAAGCGTATGAAATTAAACATAAAAAATTTATCTTAGATTTGGCATGAATCCTGCTAAATTAAGCTGCATTTTAGATCCGCAGCGCCTTTTTCCCTATGCAAGGTTACCCGGACACCAAAACAAATATACTATTAAAGGAATCGTGAGTGCATTTATTGACCGACCAGCATACGCTTTTGATCGTGGAGGATGATCCCGGTTTTAGCAGCTATCTAAAACGCTTGCTGCGACACAAGGATCTGCACATTTTAACGGCCAACAGCGGCCGACAGGCGATCGAGTGTATAGCGGACCACAAGGTTGATCTGGTCCTGCAGGATATCGGACTGCCCGATATTGACGGCTATCAGGTCATGGACCAGACCCTCAAAAACATGCCCGAGGCACTGGTGATCGTCATGACCGGTGAAGTCACAGTTGAATCAGCCATTCAGGCCCTTCGTCACGGCGCCTATGATTACCTGCGAAAGCCTTTTGAAGCTACCGAGCTGGTCAATACGATTGACAATGCCCTGGATCGCATAAAACTGGTGCGCCAGCACAAAGAAGCCCAGCAAAAGCTGCGTGAAAGCGAAGAACGCTATCGGCAATTGTTTGATAGCGAATCGGATGCGGTGGTCGTATTCGATGCCGAAACCCAGCAATTTGAAGATGCCAACCTGGCGGCACTGAAGTTGTTCGGTTATTCGAAAAACGAATTTTTAAAGCTCTGCGTTTTGGATTTATCGGCTGAAAAAGACAAAACAAAAAAATTTCTGCGTCAATTAAACCAAGCAAAACCATCAAAAAATTTCATCCCGCTGCGCTACTTGATAAACAAAGACGGCAGGGCTTTTCCAACCGAAATCAGTGCGGGTATGTTTATGGCTGACGGGCGCAAAAAAATCATTGGTGCCATCCGCGATATCACCGAGCGGCACCGCAAAGATGAAGAGCTGCGTCAGACCAAACAGCGTCTGCAACACATCCTGACATCCAACCCGGCGGTCATTTATTCCTGCAATCCAACCGGTGACTGCGCCACCACATTCATCAGCAATAATGTCCAGGCTGAGTTGGGCTATGACGCACAGGATTTCATCAATAATCGTCACTTTTGGATCGATCACATTCATCCCGATGATGTTCAATTCGTCAAAGCCGAATTTGCCAAACTGGTCGACCAGGGCAGTCATGTTCTTGAATACCGCTTCCAGCACAAAGACGGCACTTACCGCTGGATGCGTGACGACCTGCGCCTTTTATTCGGGGAGCAGAGCAATGCTGTGGAAGTGGTGGGTTCCTGGACCGATATTACCGACATGAAGCAAACCGAGGAAGCCCTGCGCAAAAGTGAGCAGCAGTTTCGGGATTTAATCGAAAATTCGCCGGTGTGCATTGCCATCTCCCAGGATGATCGGGTGGTCTATGAAAATCCGGAATTGAAAAAAATATACAGCCTGTCATCAGCAGACAACCTGCTTAAAGTTGTCGATTATGTCAATCCGGATGACATTGAGAAGGTCAAACACGCATATGCGCGCATGGTCTCAAATGAAACCGATATGGTGGACATCGACTTTCGTTTTCACCCCCCTACCAGCAATGGCGACAAAGGCGAATTGCGCTGGTTTCAGTGCCGGGTAACCCGCTTTTTGTATCAGGGGCGCAAAGCGTTATTGTTAAATGCGGTCGATATTACCGAAGCCAAACAACTCGAGCGTCAGCTGCTGATCAAAAATAAAATGCTCTCCCTGGGGCGCGTAGCTGCCGGCATTGCCCATGAAATTCGCAACCCCCTGACCGGTATTAACACCTATCTGTATACTATCGAGGATCTTTGCGACTCAGATCAGCTGGGTGCCGAAGATATAGAGATCATCCGGCAGGTCATCAGCCAGGTCCAGGTGGCCTCTAATAAAATCGAATCGGTTATCAAGCGCGTCATGGATTTTTCCAAGCCCGGTGCCCCCAGAATGGTCCGCACCGATATTAACGCATCACTGGAAGAAGCCATTGAGCTGTCGCTGGTCGCCATGCGTAAAAACGACATTAAAATTGAAAAATCCCTGGCTTCCGGTTTACCGAAATGCTACGCCGATCCGCACCTGATCGAGCAAGTGGTTCTTAATCTAATTACCAACGCCGCCCGAGCCATGGAAAAAACAAACGGTGGACCTAGATTGGTCGAAATCAAATCAACTGCCCACGATAATACCATCAGCATCCAGGTGGCTGACTCCGGACCCGGGGTGCCCGCCGAAATGCGCGAAAAAATATTTGATCCCTTTTTTACCACCAAAGAAGACGGTTCCGGTATCGGGCTGAACATCGCCCAGCGAATCGTTGCAGATCACAACGGCGCCATCACTCTGGGCAGCAGCCGGTGGGGCGGGGCCGAATTCACCATAGAACTTCCGATTGAACGAAGGATAAATAACTGATGAACCCTTATTGCATATATATTGTCGATGATGAAGCCCTGGCCCGCAACGGCCTCAAACTGGCTTTGAAGAAAAAGAACTATAACGTCCAGGGATTTGGCTCGGCCGAATCGGCGATTAAAGCCATTGATAAGGACCCGCCGGATCTGGTACTGCTGGATATCGGGCTGCCGGGTATGAGCGGTGTCGAAGCCCTAGAAATTATCAAAAAGCGGCACCCAGAAGTGATCATCGTCATGATCACCGCCTACGAAGACGTCCAGACGGTGGTGTCTTCCATGAAAAACGGTGCCTATGAATATGTGGTCAAGCCGGTTCAGATGGATGCCCTGCTGGTGATCTTGCGCAACGCTTTTGAAACCATCGCCATGCGCAAAGAAATTCAGGCCATGCATGAAAAATATCTCAAAGAGAACCTGCCCTGCTTTATTGGCGAAAGCAATGCCATTCAGGATGTCATGGAGCTGGTGACCAAGGTTGCCCAGAGCCCGGACACACCCATTTTAATCCTGGGGGAAACCGGCACGGGCAAAGAGCTGATCGCCAAAGCGATTCACTACAAAAGCCCCAACTTTAAGGGGCCCATGGTGGCCGTCAACTGTGCCGCCATGCCCAAAGAATTGATTGAAAGCGAGCTCTTCGGCTATGAAAAGGGCGCTTTTACCGGGGCTGAGCGTTCGGGCAAAGCCGGTCTGGTGGAAAAAGCGGCCCACGGTACCCTGTTCCTGGATGAAGTCGGGGACCTGAGTGCTGAAGCCCAGGTCAAGCTGCTGCGGTTTTTGGACACCGGCGAGTATTATCGGGTCGGCGGCACCAAAAAGCATGCCGTAAAAACCCGCATCATATCCGCCACCAATCGCGATCTGACCGCACTGGTGGCAACAGGCGAATTCAGAAAGGATCTCTACCACCGTTTTGCGGTGGTCAAACTTGAGGTTCCCTCCTTGTGCCAGCGACGTGATGATATCATACTGATGGCCAAACATTTCCTGGTGGAATTCAGCCAGAAGTTCGACAAATCATTTAAAGGTATCTCCGCCGAGGCCGAGGCCGCTTTAAAAAACTATGACTGGCCCGGCAACGTGCGTGAGCTGAAGAATCTGATCGAGCGCGGTGTGTTGCTGTCCGAGGGGCCGGAGCTGCTACTCGATGATCTGGGCTTAAAAAACAAAAATGGTCAGCCAAACAACAACCCACTGGTTGACAACCCTCAACTGCCTTCTGTTTCCCCTGAAGGAATTGATTTTAGTGCCATTATCGCCGACATCGAAAAAGCCTATTTTGAAGAAGCCCTCAAACTGGCCGACGGCAATGAGAGCAAGGCCGCCCTGCTGCTCAATCTGACCCGCGATAAATTCCGCTACCGCCGCCAGAAGCTCGATGCCATGAGTTGATATGTCTTAACCACAGAGCTCACAGAGACCTCAGAGAAAAACATAAAATAAAAATTTCAAAAAACCAATTCAATTTGCATATTCAGTCTCTTACCATCACATATGCCTTCACTGCAGACCTAAAACTATCTCACGTCATTTAAACCACGAAAGTTACGGAGAACTCCAAGGTGCACCTGCCTGAAAAGCTTGACATTTTGTATCGATCGTAGTTTTGTAAAACATATATTTTATCGATGGAGAATTTATAAAATGGAAGCCGTAACCATTTCCCCAAAATTCCAGATTGTCATTCCGCGTAAGGTCAGGGATTCCTTAAATTTGAAGCCGGGTTTAAAAGTTCAGGTCCTGGCTTACGGGAATCGGATCGAGCTCATTCCGTTAAAAGAGATTTCTGAAATGCGCGGATTTCTCGAGGGAATCAACACAGAAGTCGAACGGGAGCCGGACCGTATATGAACATCGTCGATTCTTCAGCCTGGCTTGAATATCTTGCAGACGGTCCCAATGCGGAGCATTTTTCTGATCCACTGATAGACGTCGATAAATTAATCGTACCGACGATATGTATATACGAAGTCTATAAGGTTGTTTTACGACAACGTGGCGAAGATGCTGCTTTGCAGGCGGTTGCCCTCATGAATCAGGGAATCACCGTTAATCTAACCGACGACCTTGCGCTTCAGGCTACCAAGATAAGCCTTGAATATAAAATTCCAATGGCAGATAGCATTATTCTGGCCACTGCACGCGCCCATAAAGCTATCCTTTGGACACAGGATCGTGATTTTAAAGATATGGAAAACGTTAAATACTTCCTAAAATGATGGGTTTGTTCAAACGGAACCATATATACCGGCATATTAACACCCCAATCAGTTCATAATATTCTCGCCTATAAGCTGCAGGCCGCTCCTTAATTGCGACGCTCATCAATCTGCCGTAGATTTGCTTCGCTCTTCCAGCAAAGCGACCTAAAAGCTTTTATAAACCAATAATTGAGTATTTTTCCGCAAAATTTTGCGTCAATTTCCACAATATCCTTCGCAGTATTGTCGAGCTATAACCACCGTACCTTCTAACCGTCTGATATTTAATGAATTATTTAAATAAATGCTTTTGGCACGCTTCCTCCTAAATAAACCACGGAACTCCTATATTCTAACGTGTTAACAGAAAAAATATTAATCTTTTCAATTAGTTATAAAAAGTTAAAACCTTACTAGTCGATGACGATGAGTTCATCCGGGACTCGCTCCGCATGGTATTTGATGCCAAGGGCTGTTTTATAAAAACCGCTGAAACCGCCGAAGAAGGCCTGCGGGCTTTAGAAAAGGAAAAATTTAACATTATCATCAGCGACTTGCGCCT
Proteins encoded in this region:
- a CDS encoding sigma-54 dependent transcriptional regulator, whose product is MNPYCIYIVDDEALARNGLKLALKKKNYNVQGFGSAESAIKAIDKDPPDLVLLDIGLPGMSGVEALEIIKKRHPEVIIVMITAYEDVQTVVSSMKNGAYEYVVKPVQMDALLVILRNAFETIAMRKEIQAMHEKYLKENLPCFIGESNAIQDVMELVTKVAQSPDTPILILGETGTGKELIAKAIHYKSPNFKGPMVAVNCAAMPKELIESELFGYEKGAFTGAERSGKAGLVEKAAHGTLFLDEVGDLSAEAQVKLLRFLDTGEYYRVGGTKKHAVKTRIISATNRDLTALVATGEFRKDLYHRFAVVKLEVPSLCQRRDDIILMAKHFLVEFSQKFDKSFKGISAEAEAALKNYDWPGNVRELKNLIERGVLLSEGPELLLDDLGLKNKNGQPNNNPLVDNPQLPSVSPEGIDFSAIIADIEKAYFEEALKLADGNESKAALLLNLTRDKFRYRRQKLDAMS
- a CDS encoding PAS domain S-box protein; its protein translation is MHLLTDQHTLLIVEDDPGFSSYLKRLLRHKDLHILTANSGRQAIECIADHKVDLVLQDIGLPDIDGYQVMDQTLKNMPEALVIVMTGEVTVESAIQALRHGAYDYLRKPFEATELVNTIDNALDRIKLVRQHKEAQQKLRESEERYRQLFDSESDAVVVFDAETQQFEDANLAALKLFGYSKNEFLKLCVLDLSAEKDKTKKFLRQLNQAKPSKNFIPLRYLINKDGRAFPTEISAGMFMADGRKKIIGAIRDITERHRKDEELRQTKQRLQHILTSNPAVIYSCNPTGDCATTFISNNVQAELGYDAQDFINNRHFWIDHIHPDDVQFVKAEFAKLVDQGSHVLEYRFQHKDGTYRWMRDDLRLLFGEQSNAVEVVGSWTDITDMKQTEEALRKSEQQFRDLIENSPVCIAISQDDRVVYENPELKKIYSLSSADNLLKVVDYVNPDDIEKVKHAYARMVSNETDMVDIDFRFHPPTSNGDKGELRWFQCRVTRFLYQGRKALLLNAVDITEAKQLERQLLIKNKMLSLGRVAAGIAHEIRNPLTGINTYLYTIEDLCDSDQLGAEDIEIIRQVISQVQVASNKIESVIKRVMDFSKPGAPRMVRTDINASLEEAIELSLVAMRKNDIKIEKSLASGLPKCYADPHLIEQVVLNLITNAARAMEKTNGGPRLVEIKSTAHDNTISIQVADSGPGVPAEMREKIFDPFFTTKEDGSGIGLNIAQRIVADHNGAITLGSSRWGGAEFTIELPIERRINN
- a CDS encoding (Fe-S)-binding protein; protein product: MSDETPKPEELIQIDHRPPNTDWMEVPANIRKGMYCYASNPKSVEYIGLPNARQWNPLDDDWQLPENWQEIIHEGFKERLEKFRSFKVFMDICVRCGACSDKCHYYIGTGDPKNMPVLRAELLRSVYRNDFTRMGKILGKINGARPMSLDVLKEWWYYLFQCSECRRCSLFCPYGIDTAEITIMGRELLNLLGLNIDWIATPVANCYRTGNHLGIQPHAFKDMLDFFVEDIEEITGVQLDYNINKKGADILFITPSGDVFADPGTYTAMGYLMLFHYLKEKYGLDVTWSTYGSEGGNFGFFTSHETMKRLNSKMYAEAKRLGVKWILGGECGHMWRVINQYMDTMNGPTDFLEQPVSPITGTVFENARSNKMVHIAEFTADLIKHDKLELDPSRNDHLKVTFHDSCNPSRGMGIFDEPRYVINNVCNNFYDMPANTIRENTFCCGSGAGLNAGENMELRLTGGLPRANAVKHVHERHGVNMLACICAIDRAALPPLMEYWVPEVDVTGLHEMVANALIMPGENERATDLRGEDIPGREVVEEPEEESDVESEEQADE
- a CDS encoding RsbRD N-terminal domain-containing protein codes for the protein MGNSLKGLIEKKKKDIIHRWFEATLQTYAPDTVRFYKDQKDAFANPVGSATSNGLPIILDQLLNDFDSDVIKSHLDPIIRIRAVQDFTAAQATAFVFGLKEILRECLADELQDTARLKELAAFESRIDQLGLVAFDVYMECREKVYEIAANETRNQTFRAFKRAGLIVDPSQAPRKQKGVKP
- the dsrM gene encoding sulfate reduction electron transfer complex DsrMKJOP subunit DsrM produces the protein MNLRYIVPLIAVIILFLISYLGAQVSGLQYVFGVVVPYLAILTFVLGFAYRVINWSRSPVPFSIPTTGGQQKSLPWVKHSKFDSPAKGWQVVGRMALEILTFRSLFRNTHMKLTQGGRLSYQLEIFLWVGALAFHYAFLVVLIRHLRFFTEPVPYFVQLVENIDSFFRVEIIYPALKFGVPGVYLSSFVLLGAVSYLFLRRLFVRQVKYISIASDYFPLFLIFGIALSGILMRYFTKTDVAAAKELTLGLVTFRPTIPDGISAIFYVHVFLVSILIAYFPFSKLMHLGGVFLSPTRNLPTDTRARRHVNPWNYPVSVHTYDEYEDEFRDKMVEAGLPVDKMPEPAAAEEPAAEPEPAEEKE
- a CDS encoding type II toxin-antitoxin system VapC family toxin, with protein sequence MNIVDSSAWLEYLADGPNAEHFSDPLIDVDKLIVPTICIYEVYKVVLRQRGEDAALQAVALMNQGITVNLTDDLALQATKISLEYKIPMADSIILATARAHKAILWTQDRDFKDMENVKYFLK
- the dsrJ gene encoding sulfate reduction electron transfer complex DsrMKJOP subunit DsrJ; amino-acid sequence: MNSKVLIGTGVVVFLLIVLFPFWYMRGKAAPMPEVELTPMAKAAKKCVRSTEYMRAEHMQLLDIWRDSVVRESKRIYVNPEGKEFNMSLSNTCLDCHSNKAEFCDRCHNFASVRPYCWTCHIDNPKEKS
- a CDS encoding AbrB/MazE/SpoVT family DNA-binding domain-containing protein, whose translation is MEAVTISPKFQIVIPRKVRDSLNLKPGLKVQVLAYGNRIELIPLKEISEMRGFLEGINTEVEREPDRI